One genomic region from Haladaptatus caseinilyticus encodes:
- a CDS encoding NAD(P)/FAD-dependent oxidoreductase — translation MRIVVVGGGIVGCSCAYYLAERGADVTVCERSTIGAGSTERSAGGIRAQFSTPVNVALSRASMRVWERFEDEFGTDIAYRRPGYLFLARNEATAEGFADTVAMQNGQEVPSELLTPAEASEHCPGLRTEPFHAATYSPTDGFADPHLALQGFATRAREMGVDIRTGVEVTDVLLNDGAVFGVETTDGEIDADFVVNAAGPWAKRVADMAKIDLPVVPERRQIAVVEPETPVPESVPLTIDLDTGSYFRPEREGATLVGGHFDSVSRAEPDAYDRTTDLDWTVEAVERASETATYFGPESRIKRGWAGLYAVTPDHHPIIEETSPGFINAVGFSGHGFQHAPATGNLVTELVFDGEASLVDISGLDSERFEDGRTVSERNVA, via the coding sequence ATGCGCATCGTGGTTGTTGGTGGCGGTATTGTTGGTTGTTCGTGTGCCTACTATCTCGCCGAGCGAGGAGCTGACGTGACTGTCTGCGAACGCTCAACCATCGGTGCCGGTAGCACCGAACGCTCCGCAGGGGGTATCCGGGCACAGTTTTCGACACCGGTCAACGTCGCCCTCTCCCGAGCGAGCATGCGAGTCTGGGAACGATTCGAGGACGAGTTCGGAACCGACATCGCGTATCGTCGTCCGGGATATCTCTTCCTCGCGCGAAACGAAGCGACGGCCGAGGGGTTCGCCGATACTGTCGCCATGCAGAACGGACAGGAGGTGCCGAGCGAACTGCTCACGCCCGCGGAGGCCAGCGAACACTGTCCTGGCCTGCGAACCGAACCGTTTCACGCGGCCACCTACTCACCGACGGATGGCTTTGCGGACCCACATCTCGCACTACAGGGCTTCGCCACGCGTGCTCGGGAAATGGGCGTGGACATCCGAACCGGCGTGGAAGTCACCGACGTTCTCCTGAATGATGGCGCAGTTTTCGGCGTCGAAACGACCGATGGAGAAATCGACGCGGATTTCGTCGTCAACGCCGCTGGACCGTGGGCAAAGCGAGTGGCGGATATGGCAAAAATCGATCTTCCTGTCGTTCCTGAACGCCGTCAGATTGCCGTCGTCGAACCGGAAACGCCCGTTCCTGAATCCGTTCCGCTGACAATCGATCTCGATACGGGGTCGTACTTCCGCCCGGAGCGTGAGGGAGCCACACTCGTCGGTGGACATTTCGATTCCGTTTCGAGGGCGGAACCGGACGCATACGACCGAACGACGGACCTCGACTGGACCGTCGAAGCGGTCGAACGCGCGAGCGAGACGGCCACCTATTTCGGTCCCGAATCACGCATCAAGCGGGGATGGGCCGGTCTGTACGCTGTCACTCCCGACCATCATCCAATCATCGAAGAGACAAGTCCAGGATTCATCAACGCGGTCGGCTTTTCGGGTCATGGATTCCAACACGCACCCGCGACCGGGAACCTCGTCACGGAACTCGTATTTGATGGCGAGGCATCGTTAGTAGACATCTCCGGATTGGATAGCGAACGGTTCGAAGACGGGCGGACGGTCTCGGAGCGGAACGTGGCGTGA
- a CDS encoding S9 family peptidase, which produces MTETFDVNDFYDLTLASDFALSPDGDRIAFVASEFDRDEDDRRTSLFVVPTDGSDEPYRLSRASDAGSPNWSPDGSKLGFLASRDEDTALTVQDDDSDGDDEDESGDDEPRSQVWVFDLERGGDARQVTDREEGVTEFDWGPKSDRLVISSRDPTEEQADYLRKRRNGGPVEIDRLQHRFDGKGFLDDVTTYLFVVDLATREERRLDDAYGSGAFEPMSGLQPAWGPDRIAFISNRTERPDDSGVMDLYTIDPDGSDCRQITDSKHTINALQWSPDGARLVFVGSDAVNWHIPTQVYVTEDVGNAAGTDDTRYRSITESLDRTVAHANRIRWTDEETLLTTIGDEGSTRLVRCFADERAPEFTYESQDDYHTIANFDFADEAVALLSTEPETVGDLYTIALRELDHGESTRVTNLNDAFEESHAMPNCQRVVYDNESGDDIEAIAYLPADFDRDDPTPLPLIVSIHGGPISYDAPEFKFEYAYWTDRGYAVLRPNYRGSSSYGREFSEVIRGDWGPREVEDVIAGVEHLVERDWVDPDRTFATGFSYGGITTGFLITNTNRFAGAAAEHGIYDLRSCYGTDDAHKWWENDFGLPWENPETYDSASSITDVGDVETPLLVTAGGDDWRCPPSQSEQLYVSVKKQGIPAKLVVYPDEHHAIGDPDRAIHRIEQLTAWFETHDPGPV; this is translated from the coding sequence ATGACTGAAACGTTCGACGTGAACGACTTTTACGACTTGACGCTCGCGTCAGACTTCGCACTTTCACCGGACGGTGACCGGATCGCCTTCGTTGCGAGCGAGTTCGACCGGGATGAGGACGACCGACGAACATCACTGTTCGTCGTTCCGACGGACGGAAGCGACGAACCCTACCGCCTCTCCCGCGCCTCGGACGCCGGGTCGCCGAACTGGTCGCCCGATGGGTCGAAACTCGGGTTTCTGGCCAGCCGCGACGAAGACACCGCCCTCACCGTACAGGACGACGATTCGGACGGCGACGACGAAGACGAATCCGGCGATGACGAGCCGAGATCGCAGGTGTGGGTGTTCGACCTCGAACGCGGTGGCGACGCCCGCCAAGTAACCGACCGTGAGGAGGGTGTGACCGAGTTCGACTGGGGGCCGAAAAGCGATCGACTCGTCATCTCGTCCCGCGACCCGACGGAGGAGCAGGCGGATTATCTCCGAAAACGACGGAACGGGGGTCCGGTCGAAATAGACCGTCTCCAACATCGATTCGATGGAAAGGGGTTCTTGGACGACGTGACGACGTACCTATTCGTCGTCGATCTGGCGACCCGTGAGGAGCGTCGACTCGACGATGCCTACGGTAGCGGTGCATTCGAACCGATGTCCGGATTACAACCTGCCTGGGGACCCGACCGGATCGCTTTCATTTCGAATCGAACCGAACGACCCGACGATTCCGGCGTGATGGACCTCTATACCATCGACCCGGACGGCTCCGACTGTCGGCAGATTACGGATTCGAAACACACGATAAACGCGCTCCAGTGGAGTCCTGATGGCGCTCGTCTCGTGTTCGTCGGGAGTGACGCCGTCAACTGGCACATCCCGACGCAAGTCTACGTCACGGAAGACGTTGGCAACGCCGCGGGAACGGACGATACTCGATACCGGTCGATTACGGAATCGCTTGACCGAACCGTAGCACACGCGAATCGGATTCGCTGGACGGACGAGGAAACTCTCCTTACGACGATCGGCGACGAGGGGAGCACTCGTCTCGTCCGGTGCTTTGCCGACGAACGCGCGCCGGAGTTCACGTACGAATCACAGGACGATTATCACACGATCGCGAACTTCGACTTCGCAGACGAGGCGGTCGCGCTCCTGTCTACCGAGCCGGAGACGGTCGGGGACCTGTATACGATCGCCTTGAGGGAACTCGATCACGGCGAATCGACTCGGGTGACGAATCTCAATGACGCGTTCGAGGAATCCCACGCTATGCCCAACTGTCAGCGTGTCGTCTACGACAACGAGTCCGGCGACGACATCGAGGCTATTGCGTATCTCCCGGCCGACTTCGACCGGGACGACCCGACTCCCCTCCCGCTCATCGTTTCCATCCACGGTGGTCCCATTTCCTACGATGCGCCCGAGTTCAAATTCGAGTACGCCTACTGGACCGACCGAGGATACGCCGTCCTTCGACCCAACTATCGCGGAAGCAGCTCCTACGGCAGGGAGTTCAGCGAGGTCATCCGAGGCGACTGGGGACCACGTGAAGTCGAAGATGTGATCGCAGGCGTCGAGCATCTCGTCGAGCGCGACTGGGTCGATCCCGACCGCACTTTTGCCACCGGTTTCTCGTATGGCGGTATTACGACCGGATTTCTCATCACGAACACGAACCGTTTCGCAGGTGCCGCGGCGGAACACGGCATCTACGATTTACGGTCGTGTTACGGCACCGACGACGCTCACAAATGGTGGGAGAACGATTTCGGTCTTCCGTGGGAGAATCCGGAAACGTACGATTCGGCGTCGAGCATTACGGATGTCGGCGATGTAGAGACGCCACTGTTGGTTACTGCCGGTGGCGATGATTGGCGCTGTCCCCCATCCCAGTCCGAACAGCTCTACGTCAGTGTGAAAAAGCAAGGCATCCCCGCGAAACTCGTCGTCTATCCCGACGAACATCACGCCATCGGCGACCCAGACCGGGCGATTCACCGAATCGAACAGTTGACGGCGTGGTTCGAAACGCACGATCCCGGACCGGTGTAG
- a CDS encoding SPW repeat domain-containing protein, with amino-acid sequence MSETEAREQSARATDTDTSNLKWLSGFVSLIGAWIFVSAFVYTMSMSSYWNNIIIGAAIFLVAGYNYYRMSKGLTTSIGSSSFVALMGLWMILVPFVMAVGTVFWSDIVSGVVVAIIAGYNAYAGREARAGAPAGTT; translated from the coding sequence ATGAGTGAAACCGAAGCGAGAGAGCAATCGGCACGCGCGACGGATACCGACACGTCGAATCTGAAGTGGCTGAGCGGTTTCGTATCGCTTATCGGGGCGTGGATATTCGTCTCGGCGTTCGTCTATACGATGTCGATGTCGAGCTACTGGAACAACATCATCATCGGGGCCGCGATTTTCTTGGTCGCGGGATACAACTACTATCGAATGTCGAAGGGACTGACGACGAGTATCGGGAGTTCGTCGTTCGTCGCGCTAATGGGATTGTGGATGATTCTGGTTCCGTTCGTGATGGCCGTTGGAACGGTATTCTGGAGTGACATCGTCTCCGGTGTCGTCGTCGCCATCATCGCCGGCTACAACGCCTACGCAGGCAGGGAAGCGAGAGCGGGCGCGCCTGCAGGAACCACCTGA